The following proteins are co-located in the Neofelis nebulosa isolate mNeoNeb1 chromosome 18, mNeoNeb1.pri, whole genome shotgun sequence genome:
- the CASKIN1 gene encoding caskin-1 isoform X2, with protein sequence MGKEQELVQAVKAEDVGTAQRLLQRPRPGKAKLLGSTKKINVNFQDPDGFSALHHAALNGNTELITLLLEAQAAVDIKDNKGMRPLHYAAWQGRKEPMKLVLKAGSAVNIPSDEGHIPLHLAAQHGHYDVSEMLLQHQSNPCMVDNSGKTPLDLACEFGRVGVVQLLLNSNMCAALLEPRPGDTTDPNGTSPLHLAAKNGHIDIIRLLLQAGIDINRQTKSGTALHEAALCGKTEVVRLLLDNGINAHVRNTYSQTALDIVHQFTTSQASKEIKQLLREASAALQVRATKDYCNNYDLTSLNVKAGDIITVLEQHPDGRWKGCIHDNRTGNDRVGYFPSSLGEAIVKRAGSRGGTEPSPSQAGSSPGPSAPPEEIWVLRKPFAGGDRSGSLGSVAGGRSSGGHTLHAGSEGVKLLATVLSQKSVSESSPGDGPAKPPEGSTGAARSQLPAAHAGQVYGEQPPRKLEPASEGKSAEAVGQWLATFQLQLYAPNFISAGYDLPTISRMTPEDLTAIGVTKPGHRKKITAEISGLSIPDWLPEHKPANLAVWLSMIGLAQYYKVLVDNGYENIDFITDITWEDLQEIGITKLGHQKKLMLAVRKLAELQKAEYAKFEGGALRRKAPQSLEVMAIESPPPPEPAPADCQSPKMTTFQDSELSGELQAAMTGPAEGGAAAAAATTATTAEKPSNHLPPTPRASVRQEPSLGGQARHMSGSQELLGDGPPGPGSPMSRSQEYLLDEGPAPGTPPKETRPSRHGHSVKRASVPPVPGKPRQVLPPGASHFTPPQTPTKAQPGSPQALGGPHGPAPATAKVKPTPQLLPPTERPMSPRSLPQSPTHRGFAYVLPQPVESDAGPAAPGPGPAAAPPPVPTLCLPPEADAEPGRPKKRAHSLNRYAASDSEPERDELLVPAAAGPYATVQRRVGRSHSVRAPAGTDKNVNRSQSFAVRPRKKGPPPPPPKRSSSAMASANLADESAPDAETEGAGTEDGRLGVRAQRRRASDLAGSVDTGSAGSVKSIAAMLELSSIGGGGRAARRPPEGHPTPRPASPEPGRVATVLASVKHKEAIGPDGEVVNRRRTLSGPVTGLLATARRAPGESGGPTDHGHFVEDGSTRQRSRGPAKGEASGEGPPLARVEASATLKRRIRAKQSQQESIKFILTESDTVKRRPKAKEREAGPEPPPPLSVYQNGTGTVRRRPTSEQTGPPELPPPPPPAEPPPSDLMHLPPLPPPDTDSRKPAKPPVSPKPMLAQPVPKIQGSPTPASKKVPLPGPGSPEVKRAHGTPPPVSPKPPPPPTAPKPAKAAAGLQSGSATPSPAPSPARQPPAALAKPASTPPSLSASPAKPPSPGASALHVPAKPPRAAAAAAAATATTATAGPPAAPDGASPGDSARQKLEETSACLAAALQAVEEKIRQEDAQGARPSSAEEKSTGSILDDIGSMFDDLADQLDAMLE encoded by the exons ATGGGGAAGGAGCAAGAGCTGGTGCAGGCGGTGAAGGCGGAGGACGTGGGGACCGCGCAGAGGCTGCTGCAGAGGCCGCGGCCCGGGAAGGCCA AGCTCCTGGGCTCCACCAAGAAGATCAATGTCAACTTCCAGGACCCAGATGG CTTCTCGGCCCTGCACCACGCGGCCCTGAACGGCAACACAGAATTGATCACCCTGCTGCTGGAGGCCCAGGCTGCTGTGGACATCAAGGACAACAAAG GCATGCGGCCACTGCACTATGCGGCCTGGCAGGGCCGGAAGGAGCCCATGAAGCTGGTGCTGAAGGCGGGCTCGGCGGTGAACATCCCGTCTGACGAGGGCCACATCCCTCTGCACCTGGCAGCCCAGCACGGTCACTATGATGTG TCCGAAATGCTGCTACAGCACCAGTCCAATCCGTGCATGGTGGACAACTCGGGGAAGACGCCCCTGGACCTGGCTTGTGAGTTCGGCCGCGTCGGG GTGGTCCAGCTGCTTCTAAATAGCAACATGTGTGCGGCCTTGCTGGAGCCCCGGCCGGGGGATACGACCGACCCCAACGGCACCAGCCCCCTGCACCTGGCAGCCAAGAACGGCCACATTGACATCATCAG ACTCCTCCTCCAAGCCGGCATCGACATAAACCGCCAGACCAAGTCTGGCACGGCCCTGCATGAGGCCGCACTCTGCGGGAAGACGGAAGTGGTCCGGCTGCTGCTGGAT AATGGGATTAATGCCCACGTGAGGAACACCTACAGCCAGACGGCCCTGGACATTGTGCACCAGTTCACCACATCCCAAGCCAGCAAGGAGATCAAACAACTGCTTCGAG AGGCCTCGGCGGCCCTGCAGGTCCGGGCGACCAAGGATTACTGCAACAATTACGACCTGACCAGCCTCAACGTGAAAGCTGGGGACATCATCACA GTCCTAGAGCAGCATCCCGATGGCCGGTGGAAGGGCTGTATCCATGACAACCGGACAGGCAACGACCGGGTGGGCTACTTCCCGTCGTCCCTGGGCGAGGCCATCGTGAAGCGAGCAG GTTCTCGGGGAGGTACTGAACCAAGCCCATCCCAGGCAGGCAGCTCACCGGGGCCCTCTGCGCCCCCCGAGGAGATCTGGGTGCTGAGGAAGCCTTTTGCAG GTGGGGACCGCAGCGGCAGCCTGGGCAGCGTGGCTGGTGGACGAAGCAGTGGGGGCCACACCCTGCATGCGGGGTCCGAAGGGGTCAAG CTCCTGGCGACGGTCCTGTCGCAGAAGTCGGTCTCTGAGTCCAGCCCTGGGGACGGCCCCGCCAAGCCTCCAGAGGGCTCCACAG GTGCAGCCCGGTCCCAGCTCCCAGCAGCCCACGCAGGGCAGGTGTATGGGGAGCAGCCACCCAGGAAGCTGGAGCCAGCCTCGGAGGGCAAG AGCGCCGAGGCTGTCGGCCAGTGGCTCGCCACGTTCCAGCTGCAGCTCTATGCCCCCAATTTCATCAGCGCTGGCTACGACCTGCCCACCATCAGCCGCATGACCCCGGAG GACCTCACAGCCATCGGGGTCACCAAGCCAGGCCACCGGAAGAAGATCACCGCAGAGATCAGCGGCTTGAGCATTCCCGACTGGCTGCCTGAGCACAAACCC GCGAACCTGGCCGTGTGGCTCTCCATGATCGGCCTGGCCCAGTACTACAAAGTGCTGGTGGACAACGGCTACGAGAACATCGACTTCATTACCGACATCACCTGGGAAGACCTACAGGAGATCGGCATCACCAAGCTGG GCCACCAGAAGAAGCTGATGCTGGCAGTGAGGAAACTGGCGGAGCTGCAGAAGGCAGAGTACGCCAAGTTCGAGGGGGGAGCCCTGCGCCGGAAGGCCCCGCAGTCGCTCGAGGTGATGGCCATCGAGTCACCTCCCCCGCCCGAGCCTGCCCCGGCTGACTGCCAGTCTCCCAAGATGACCACCTTCCAGGACAGCGAGCTCAGTGGTGAGCTGCAGGCTGCCATGACTGGCCCGGCCGAGGGGGGCGCCGCCGCTGCCGCagccaccaccgccaccaccgcCGAGAAGCCCTCCAACCACCTGCCCCCGACGCCGCGGGCCTCCGTGCGGCAGGAGCCCAGCTTGGGTGGACAGGCGCGGCACATGAGCGGCTCTCAGGAGCTGCTGGGGGACGGGCCCCCTGGGCCCGGCAGCCCCATGTCACGAAGCCAGGAGTACCTGCTGGACGAAGGGCCAGCCCCTGGCACCCCACCCAAGGAGACCCGGCCCAGCCGCCACGGCCACAGCGTCAAGCGGGCCAGCGTGCCTCCGGTGCCCGGCAAGCCGCGGCAGGTCCTTCCGCCAGGTGCCAGCCACTTCACACCTCCCCAAACGCCCACAAAAGCCCAGCCGGGCTCCCCTCAAGCCCTGGGGGGGCCTCATGGTCCAGCCCCAGCCACAGCCAAGGTGAAGCCCACCCCGCAGCTGCTGCCACCAACAGAACGACCCATGTCACCCCGTTCGCTGCCTCAGTCACCCACACACCGTGGCTTTGCCTACGTGCTGCCCCAGCCCGTGGAGAGCGACGCAGGGCCGGCCGCTCCCGGGCCCGGGCCCGCGGCCGCCCCCCCGCCCGTGCCCACACTGTGCCTGCCTCCGGAGGCTGACGCGGAGCCAGGGCGGCCCAAGAAGCGTGCCCACAGCCTGAATCGCTATGCGGCATCCGACAGCGAGCCAGAGCGGGACGAGCTGCTGGTGCCAGCCGCCGCAGGGCCCTACGCCACCGTCCAGCGGCGCGTGGGCCGTAGCCACTCGGTGCGAGCGCCCGCCGGAACCGACAAGAACGTCAACCGCAGCCAGTCCTTCGCGGTGCGGCCCCGAAAGAAggggccgcccccgcccccgcccaagCGCTCCAGCTCAGCCATGGCCAGCGCCAACCTGGCAGATGAGTCGGCGCCAGATGCTGAGACGGAAGGGGCTGGGACCGAGGATGGCCGGCTGGGGGTCCGGGCACAGCGCCGGCGGGCCAGCGACCTGGCTGGCAGCGTGGACACAGGCAGCGCCGGCAGCGTGAAGAGCATCGCAGCCATGCTAGAGCTGTCATccattgggggtgggggccgaGCAGCCCGCAGGCCCCCCGAGGGCCACcccacgccccgccccgccagcCCGGAGCCAGGCCGGGTGGCCACGGTGCTGGCCTCGGTGAAGCACAAGGAAGCCATTGGGCCTGACGGTGAGGTGGTGAACAGGCGCCGCACCCTCAGCGGGCCTGTCACGGGACTCCTGGCCACCGCCCGCAGGGCGCCTGGGGAGTCAGGGGGGCCTACAGACCACGGCCACTTTGTGGAGGATGGGAGCACCCGGCAGCGGTCTCGAGGTCCAGCCAAGGGAGAGGCGAGTGGGGAGGGCCCGCCCCTGGCCAGAGTGGAGGCCAGTGCCACGCTCAAGAGGCGCATCCGAGCCAAGCAGAGCCAGCAGGAGAGCATCAAGTTCATCCTGACGGAGTCTGACACGGTCAAGCGCCGGCCCAAGGCCAAGGAGCGGGAAGCAGGTCCTGAGCCGCCGCCGCCACTGTCTGTGTACCAGAATGGCACGGGCACCGTGCGCCGCAGGCCGACCTCTGAGCAGACTGGGCCCCCGGAgctgcccccgccgcccccacctgCAGAACCCCCGCCCTCCGACCTGATGCACCTTCCCCCGCTGCCCCCGCCTGACACGGATTCCCGGAAGCCGGCCAAGCCGCCTGTCTCTCCCAAGCCCATGCTGGCTCAGCCCGTTCCCAAGATCCAGGGCTCACCCACACCTGCCTCCAAGAAGGTGCCGCTGCCAGGTCCTGGCAGCCCAG AGGTGAAGCGCGCCCACGGCACGCCGCCGCCCGTGTCTCccaagccgccgccgccgcccacgGCGCCCAAGCCGGCCAAGGCCGCGGCGGGGCTGCAGTCGGGCAGTGCCACCCCGTCGCCCGCGCCCTCGCCGGCTCGCCAGCCACCCGCCGCCCTCGCTAAGCCGGCCAGCACGCCGCCCTCGCTGAGCGCCAGCCCCGCCAAGCCCCCGTCCCCCGGCGCGTCCGCGCTGCACGTGCCCGCCAAGCCgccgcgcgccgccgccgccgccgccgccgccaccgccaccaccGCCACCGCCGGGCCCCCCGCCGCGCCCGACGGCGCCTCGCCGGGAGACAGCGCCCGGCAGAAGCTGGAGGAGACGAGCGCGTGCCTGGCGGCCGCGCTGCAAGCCGTAGAGGAGAAGATCCGGCAGGAGGACGCGCAGGGCGCGCG cccctcgTCCGCGGAGGAGAAGAGCACCGGCAGCATACTGGACGACATCGGCAGCATGTTCGACGACCTGGCCGACCAGCTGGACGCCATGCTGGAGTGA
- the CASKIN1 gene encoding caskin-1 isoform X1, with amino-acid sequence MLVSSLRGTRPPACLPFLPCQVGLNHTGRRGAGNGGRLHPENADLPPEIPPFPGVPAFPGHPRPHLGPLEKQIVPAVSLPPSAELLGSTKKINVNFQDPDGFSALHHAALNGNTELITLLLEAQAAVDIKDNKGMRPLHYAAWQGRKEPMKLVLKAGSAVNIPSDEGHIPLHLAAQHGHYDVSEMLLQHQSNPCMVDNSGKTPLDLACEFGRVGVVQLLLNSNMCAALLEPRPGDTTDPNGTSPLHLAAKNGHIDIIRLLLQAGIDINRQTKSGTALHEAALCGKTEVVRLLLDNGINAHVRNTYSQTALDIVHQFTTSQASKEIKQLLREASAALQVRATKDYCNNYDLTSLNVKAGDIITVLEQHPDGRWKGCIHDNRTGNDRVGYFPSSLGEAIVKRAGSRGGTEPSPSQAGSSPGPSAPPEEIWVLRKPFAGGDRSGSLGSVAGGRSSGGHTLHAGSEGVKLLATVLSQKSVSESSPGDGPAKPPEGSTGAARSQLPAAHAGQVYGEQPPRKLEPASEGKSAEAVGQWLATFQLQLYAPNFISAGYDLPTISRMTPEDLTAIGVTKPGHRKKITAEISGLSIPDWLPEHKPANLAVWLSMIGLAQYYKVLVDNGYENIDFITDITWEDLQEIGITKLGHQKKLMLAVRKLAELQKAEYAKFEGGALRRKAPQSLEVMAIESPPPPEPAPADCQSPKMTTFQDSELSGELQAAMTGPAEGGAAAAAATTATTAEKPSNHLPPTPRASVRQEPSLGGQARHMSGSQELLGDGPPGPGSPMSRSQEYLLDEGPAPGTPPKETRPSRHGHSVKRASVPPVPGKPRQVLPPGASHFTPPQTPTKAQPGSPQALGGPHGPAPATAKVKPTPQLLPPTERPMSPRSLPQSPTHRGFAYVLPQPVESDAGPAAPGPGPAAAPPPVPTLCLPPEADAEPGRPKKRAHSLNRYAASDSEPERDELLVPAAAGPYATVQRRVGRSHSVRAPAGTDKNVNRSQSFAVRPRKKGPPPPPPKRSSSAMASANLADESAPDAETEGAGTEDGRLGVRAQRRRASDLAGSVDTGSAGSVKSIAAMLELSSIGGGGRAARRPPEGHPTPRPASPEPGRVATVLASVKHKEAIGPDGEVVNRRRTLSGPVTGLLATARRAPGESGGPTDHGHFVEDGSTRQRSRGPAKGEASGEGPPLARVEASATLKRRIRAKQSQQESIKFILTESDTVKRRPKAKEREAGPEPPPPLSVYQNGTGTVRRRPTSEQTGPPELPPPPPPAEPPPSDLMHLPPLPPPDTDSRKPAKPPVSPKPMLAQPVPKIQGSPTPASKKVPLPGPGSPEVKRAHGTPPPVSPKPPPPPTAPKPAKAAAGLQSGSATPSPAPSPARQPPAALAKPASTPPSLSASPAKPPSPGASALHVPAKPPRAAAAAAAATATTATAGPPAAPDGASPGDSARQKLEETSACLAAALQAVEEKIRQEDAQGARPSSAEEKSTGSILDDIGSMFDDLADQLDAMLE; translated from the exons ATGCTTGTGTCGTCACTCAGGGGCACCAGGCCGCCAGcctgcctccccttcctgccTTGCCAGGTGGGACTCAACCACACAGGCAGGCGCGGGGCTGGGAATGGGGGGAGGCTGCACCCTGAAAATGCAGATCTTCCCCCAGAGATACCCCCATTTCCGGGTGTTCCAGCCTTCCCAGGCCACCCCCGGCCCCATCTGGGTCCTTTGGAGAAACAGATTGTGCCGGCTGTCTCCCTCCCGCCATCGGCAG AGCTCCTGGGCTCCACCAAGAAGATCAATGTCAACTTCCAGGACCCAGATGG CTTCTCGGCCCTGCACCACGCGGCCCTGAACGGCAACACAGAATTGATCACCCTGCTGCTGGAGGCCCAGGCTGCTGTGGACATCAAGGACAACAAAG GCATGCGGCCACTGCACTATGCGGCCTGGCAGGGCCGGAAGGAGCCCATGAAGCTGGTGCTGAAGGCGGGCTCGGCGGTGAACATCCCGTCTGACGAGGGCCACATCCCTCTGCACCTGGCAGCCCAGCACGGTCACTATGATGTG TCCGAAATGCTGCTACAGCACCAGTCCAATCCGTGCATGGTGGACAACTCGGGGAAGACGCCCCTGGACCTGGCTTGTGAGTTCGGCCGCGTCGGG GTGGTCCAGCTGCTTCTAAATAGCAACATGTGTGCGGCCTTGCTGGAGCCCCGGCCGGGGGATACGACCGACCCCAACGGCACCAGCCCCCTGCACCTGGCAGCCAAGAACGGCCACATTGACATCATCAG ACTCCTCCTCCAAGCCGGCATCGACATAAACCGCCAGACCAAGTCTGGCACGGCCCTGCATGAGGCCGCACTCTGCGGGAAGACGGAAGTGGTCCGGCTGCTGCTGGAT AATGGGATTAATGCCCACGTGAGGAACACCTACAGCCAGACGGCCCTGGACATTGTGCACCAGTTCACCACATCCCAAGCCAGCAAGGAGATCAAACAACTGCTTCGAG AGGCCTCGGCGGCCCTGCAGGTCCGGGCGACCAAGGATTACTGCAACAATTACGACCTGACCAGCCTCAACGTGAAAGCTGGGGACATCATCACA GTCCTAGAGCAGCATCCCGATGGCCGGTGGAAGGGCTGTATCCATGACAACCGGACAGGCAACGACCGGGTGGGCTACTTCCCGTCGTCCCTGGGCGAGGCCATCGTGAAGCGAGCAG GTTCTCGGGGAGGTACTGAACCAAGCCCATCCCAGGCAGGCAGCTCACCGGGGCCCTCTGCGCCCCCCGAGGAGATCTGGGTGCTGAGGAAGCCTTTTGCAG GTGGGGACCGCAGCGGCAGCCTGGGCAGCGTGGCTGGTGGACGAAGCAGTGGGGGCCACACCCTGCATGCGGGGTCCGAAGGGGTCAAG CTCCTGGCGACGGTCCTGTCGCAGAAGTCGGTCTCTGAGTCCAGCCCTGGGGACGGCCCCGCCAAGCCTCCAGAGGGCTCCACAG GTGCAGCCCGGTCCCAGCTCCCAGCAGCCCACGCAGGGCAGGTGTATGGGGAGCAGCCACCCAGGAAGCTGGAGCCAGCCTCGGAGGGCAAG AGCGCCGAGGCTGTCGGCCAGTGGCTCGCCACGTTCCAGCTGCAGCTCTATGCCCCCAATTTCATCAGCGCTGGCTACGACCTGCCCACCATCAGCCGCATGACCCCGGAG GACCTCACAGCCATCGGGGTCACCAAGCCAGGCCACCGGAAGAAGATCACCGCAGAGATCAGCGGCTTGAGCATTCCCGACTGGCTGCCTGAGCACAAACCC GCGAACCTGGCCGTGTGGCTCTCCATGATCGGCCTGGCCCAGTACTACAAAGTGCTGGTGGACAACGGCTACGAGAACATCGACTTCATTACCGACATCACCTGGGAAGACCTACAGGAGATCGGCATCACCAAGCTGG GCCACCAGAAGAAGCTGATGCTGGCAGTGAGGAAACTGGCGGAGCTGCAGAAGGCAGAGTACGCCAAGTTCGAGGGGGGAGCCCTGCGCCGGAAGGCCCCGCAGTCGCTCGAGGTGATGGCCATCGAGTCACCTCCCCCGCCCGAGCCTGCCCCGGCTGACTGCCAGTCTCCCAAGATGACCACCTTCCAGGACAGCGAGCTCAGTGGTGAGCTGCAGGCTGCCATGACTGGCCCGGCCGAGGGGGGCGCCGCCGCTGCCGCagccaccaccgccaccaccgcCGAGAAGCCCTCCAACCACCTGCCCCCGACGCCGCGGGCCTCCGTGCGGCAGGAGCCCAGCTTGGGTGGACAGGCGCGGCACATGAGCGGCTCTCAGGAGCTGCTGGGGGACGGGCCCCCTGGGCCCGGCAGCCCCATGTCACGAAGCCAGGAGTACCTGCTGGACGAAGGGCCAGCCCCTGGCACCCCACCCAAGGAGACCCGGCCCAGCCGCCACGGCCACAGCGTCAAGCGGGCCAGCGTGCCTCCGGTGCCCGGCAAGCCGCGGCAGGTCCTTCCGCCAGGTGCCAGCCACTTCACACCTCCCCAAACGCCCACAAAAGCCCAGCCGGGCTCCCCTCAAGCCCTGGGGGGGCCTCATGGTCCAGCCCCAGCCACAGCCAAGGTGAAGCCCACCCCGCAGCTGCTGCCACCAACAGAACGACCCATGTCACCCCGTTCGCTGCCTCAGTCACCCACACACCGTGGCTTTGCCTACGTGCTGCCCCAGCCCGTGGAGAGCGACGCAGGGCCGGCCGCTCCCGGGCCCGGGCCCGCGGCCGCCCCCCCGCCCGTGCCCACACTGTGCCTGCCTCCGGAGGCTGACGCGGAGCCAGGGCGGCCCAAGAAGCGTGCCCACAGCCTGAATCGCTATGCGGCATCCGACAGCGAGCCAGAGCGGGACGAGCTGCTGGTGCCAGCCGCCGCAGGGCCCTACGCCACCGTCCAGCGGCGCGTGGGCCGTAGCCACTCGGTGCGAGCGCCCGCCGGAACCGACAAGAACGTCAACCGCAGCCAGTCCTTCGCGGTGCGGCCCCGAAAGAAggggccgcccccgcccccgcccaagCGCTCCAGCTCAGCCATGGCCAGCGCCAACCTGGCAGATGAGTCGGCGCCAGATGCTGAGACGGAAGGGGCTGGGACCGAGGATGGCCGGCTGGGGGTCCGGGCACAGCGCCGGCGGGCCAGCGACCTGGCTGGCAGCGTGGACACAGGCAGCGCCGGCAGCGTGAAGAGCATCGCAGCCATGCTAGAGCTGTCATccattgggggtgggggccgaGCAGCCCGCAGGCCCCCCGAGGGCCACcccacgccccgccccgccagcCCGGAGCCAGGCCGGGTGGCCACGGTGCTGGCCTCGGTGAAGCACAAGGAAGCCATTGGGCCTGACGGTGAGGTGGTGAACAGGCGCCGCACCCTCAGCGGGCCTGTCACGGGACTCCTGGCCACCGCCCGCAGGGCGCCTGGGGAGTCAGGGGGGCCTACAGACCACGGCCACTTTGTGGAGGATGGGAGCACCCGGCAGCGGTCTCGAGGTCCAGCCAAGGGAGAGGCGAGTGGGGAGGGCCCGCCCCTGGCCAGAGTGGAGGCCAGTGCCACGCTCAAGAGGCGCATCCGAGCCAAGCAGAGCCAGCAGGAGAGCATCAAGTTCATCCTGACGGAGTCTGACACGGTCAAGCGCCGGCCCAAGGCCAAGGAGCGGGAAGCAGGTCCTGAGCCGCCGCCGCCACTGTCTGTGTACCAGAATGGCACGGGCACCGTGCGCCGCAGGCCGACCTCTGAGCAGACTGGGCCCCCGGAgctgcccccgccgcccccacctgCAGAACCCCCGCCCTCCGACCTGATGCACCTTCCCCCGCTGCCCCCGCCTGACACGGATTCCCGGAAGCCGGCCAAGCCGCCTGTCTCTCCCAAGCCCATGCTGGCTCAGCCCGTTCCCAAGATCCAGGGCTCACCCACACCTGCCTCCAAGAAGGTGCCGCTGCCAGGTCCTGGCAGCCCAG AGGTGAAGCGCGCCCACGGCACGCCGCCGCCCGTGTCTCccaagccgccgccgccgcccacgGCGCCCAAGCCGGCCAAGGCCGCGGCGGGGCTGCAGTCGGGCAGTGCCACCCCGTCGCCCGCGCCCTCGCCGGCTCGCCAGCCACCCGCCGCCCTCGCTAAGCCGGCCAGCACGCCGCCCTCGCTGAGCGCCAGCCCCGCCAAGCCCCCGTCCCCCGGCGCGTCCGCGCTGCACGTGCCCGCCAAGCCgccgcgcgccgccgccgccgccgccgccgccaccgccaccaccGCCACCGCCGGGCCCCCCGCCGCGCCCGACGGCGCCTCGCCGGGAGACAGCGCCCGGCAGAAGCTGGAGGAGACGAGCGCGTGCCTGGCGGCCGCGCTGCAAGCCGTAGAGGAGAAGATCCGGCAGGAGGACGCGCAGGGCGCGCG cccctcgTCCGCGGAGGAGAAGAGCACCGGCAGCATACTGGACGACATCGGCAGCATGTTCGACGACCTGGCCGACCAGCTGGACGCCATGCTGGAGTGA